The Phragmites australis chromosome 15, lpPhrAust1.1, whole genome shotgun sequence genome window below encodes:
- the LOC133893201 gene encoding heat stress transcription factor A-2b-like yields MDPMPNPVKEESHGEGSFSGAAGDGPSAAAAPRPMEGLHDVGPPPFLTKTYDMVDDSTTDHIVSWSATNNSFVVWDPHAFAMVLLPMHFKHSNFSSFVRQLNTYGFRKVDPDRWEFANEGFLRGQRHLLKNIRRRKPPSHNAPNQQSLGPYLEVGHFGYDTEIDRLKRDKQLLLAEVVKLRQEQQNTKANLKAMEDRLQGTEQKQQQMMAFMARVMRNPEFLKQLMSQNEMRKELQEAISKKRRRRIDQGPEVDDLGASSSLEQASPLLFDRQEPVEFLVDGIPTDLENSALDAEVLVEPRDIDLGTSEPQHNRPQGELNEDFWEELLNEGLGEENDNPAIEDDMDVLSEKMGYLKSDSPTSRK; encoded by the exons ATGGACCCAATGCCGAACCCCGTTAAGGAGGAGAGCCATGGGGAGGGAAGCTTCTCGGGTGCGGCAGGGGATGGGCCGTCCGCAGCTGCGGCACCGAGACCGATGGAGGGGCTGCACGACGTGGGGCCGCCACCGTTCCTGACCAAGACCTATGACATGGTCGATGACTCGACCACCGACCACATCGTGTCGTGGAGCGCCACCAACAACAGCTTCGTGGTGTGGGATCCCCACGCCTTCGCCATGGTGCTGCTGCCCATGCACTTCAAGCACAGCAATTTCTCCAGCTTCGTCAGGCAGCTCAACACCTAT GGTTTCAGGAAGGTGGATCCTGATCGGTGGGAATTTGCTAATGAGGGTTTTTTACGGGGACAGAGGCATCTCCTGAAGAACATTAGGCGCCGAAAACCTCCTTCTCATAATGCTCCAAACCAGCAGTCCCTTGGGCCATACCTTGAGGTGGGGCACTTTGGCTATGATACAGAGATTGACCGGCTGAAGAGAGACAAGCAATTATTGTTGGCAGAAGTGGTGAAGCTAAGGCAGGAACAGCAGAACACAAAGGCAAATCTCAAAGCCATGGAGGATAGACTACAGGGGACTGAACAGAAGCAACAGCAGATGATGGCGTTCATGGCACGTGTCATGCGGAATCCTGAGTTCTTAAAGCAACTGATGTCCCAGAATGAGATGAGAAAGGAGCTCCAAGAAGCCATTTCAAAGAAACGAAGGCGTCGCATTGACCAAGGACCTGAAGTTGATGACTTGGGTGCTAGTAGCAGCCTAGAGCAAGCTTCACCACTTCTATTTGATCGCCAGGAGCCAGTTGAATTCCTTGTTGATGGGATTCCAACTGATCTCGAGAATTCAGCTTTGGATGCTGAAGTTCTGGTTGAGCCACGGGATATTGATCTTGGTACCTCTGAACCGCAGCATAATAGGCCCCAGGGGGAGTTGAACGAAGATTTCTGGGAGGAACTGCTGAATGAAGGACTTGGTGAGGAGAACGACAACCCTGCTATCGAGGATGATATGGATGTGCTATCCGAGAAGATGGGTTATCTCAAATCAGATAGCCCGACATCCAGGAAATAA
- the LOC133893202 gene encoding high molecular mass early light-inducible protein HV58, chloroplastic-like, whose product MATAVMASMSSLAFTNGRLPARLPAAALAPRRRALVVRAQSEPDVEPTEETTAATTSSSSPSPTPAAAPTTPTPKPKAKAASPGLWDALAFSGPAPERINGRLAMVGFVSALAVEASRGGGLLSQAGSGSGLAWFAATAAVLSVASLVPLLKGESAEARSGGVMSADAELWNGRFAMLGLVALAVTEYITGAPFVNV is encoded by the exons ATGGCGACAGCGGTGATGGCCTCCATGAGCTCCCTCGCCTTCACCAACGGCCGCCTCCCCGCCCGGCTCCCGGCGGCCGCGCTCGCGCCGCGCCGACGCGCCCTGGTCGTCAGGGCCCAGAGCGAG CCGGATGTTGAGCCAACGGAGGAGACGACCGCGGcaaccacctcctcctcctcgccttctCCGACCCCAGCAGCGGCGCCCACCACCCCGACGCCCAAGCCCAAGGCGAAGGCGGCGAGCCCGGGGCTCTGGGACGCGCTGGCGTTCAGCGGCCCTGCTCCCGAGCGGATCAACGGGCGCCTCGCCATGGTCGGCTTCGTGTCCGCGCTCGCCGTCGAGGCGtcccgcggcggcggcctcctctCGCAGGCCGGCAGCGGCTCCGGGCTGGCCTGGTTCGCGGCTACGGCTGCCGTGCTGTCCGTGGCGTCGCTGGTGCCGCTGCTGAAAGGGGAGAGCGCCGAGGCCAGGAGCGGCGGCGTCATGAGCGCCGACGCCGAGCTCTGGAACGGCCGCTTCGCCATGCTCGGGCTCGTCGCGCTCGCCGTCACCGAGTACATCACGGGCGCGCCGTTCGTCAACGTGTGA
- the LOC133893200 gene encoding pentatricopeptide repeat-containing protein At4g20740, whose translation MASPSPPAPAAGSRRRRHTIYHGHRRASPHRPTVRCGLFADLSATTPRPLPSPSSSTTTPFRLPDWDPHSSSSSAPSPPSPSASATARRLSPLARFLLDALRRHQRWGPPVVADLSKLRRVPPTLVAEVLSARPPPPPPLALPFFLWAGRQKGFRHCFPAFHALASLLSAAGLPAAADQLPDLMRAHGKPVSHPQLTLLVRLHTAARRPLRALNALRRFRHEFDVQPQVHACNRVLGALAAAGHVEDALKLFDEMSEGGVQPMPVTFAIMVRVLAQAGMTERLLEMIGRMRKEVCRPDVFVYTTLVKTMVRRGYMDGCIRVWEEMETDGVEPDSMAYSTMVGGLCKAGMVEEAAELFKEMRSKGLLVDRMVYASLIDGYVAAGRVGDGCRVLKEMVDAGYRADLGIYNTLIGGLCGIGWEHKAHKMFQIVLQEELTPSSETISPLLVCYADKGEMVMFFGLVDKLVELGLPAIEFLVDFLKLFACMDGRELKAVEVFEDLRRKQYCSVGIYNILIENLLKIKESKKALLLFEEMQGSVDYKPDSCTYCHMIPCFVDGGNVEEACSCYNSMMKANWIPTISAYCALVKGLCKIGEVNAAISLVKDCLGNVENGPTEFKYTLTILEACRSKSPEKVIKVVDEMIDIGCSMEEIIHSAIIYGFCKYASSTEARKVFAIMRDRKILSEAKFIVYEDMLNEHLKKVTADLVISGLKFFDLESKLKWRSRID comes from the coding sequence AtggcctccccctcccctcccgctcCGGCCGCCGGCTCCCGCCGCCGCAGGCACACGATCTACCACGGCCACCGCCGCGCGTCTCCGCACCGCCCCACCGTCCGCTGCGGCCTCTTCGCTGACCTCAGCGCTACCACCCCTCGACCCCTGCCCTCTCCctcatcctccaccaccaccccctTCCGCCTCCCCGACTGGGACCCacactcatcctcctcctcagctCCCTCCCCGCCGTCTCCTTCTGCCTCTGCCACGGCCCGCCGCCTCTCCCCGCTCGCGCGCTTCCTCCTCGACGCGCTACGCCGCCACCAACGCTGGGGCCCGCCCGTCGTCGCCGACCTCTCCAAGCTCCGCCGTGTGCCGCCCACCCTCGTAGCCGAGGTCCTCAGCGCgcggcccccgccgccgccgccgctcgcgcTCCCGTTCTTCCTCTGGGCCGGCCGCCAGAAGGGCTTCCGCCACTGCTTCCCGGCCTTCCACGCCCTCGCCTCGCTGCTCTCCGCCGCAGGCctacccgccgccgccgaccagcTCCCCGATCTCATGCGCGCGCACGGCAAGCCCGTTTCGCACCCGCAGCTCACCCTCCTCGTTCGGCTCCACACGGCAGCACGCCGCCCGCTCCGCGCGCTCAACGCCCTCCGCCGCTTCCGCCACGAGTTCGACGTCCAGCCCCAGGTACACGCCTGCAACCGCGTCCTTGGCGCGCTGGCCGCCGCGGGGCATGTCGAGGACGCACTCAAGCTGTTCGATGAAATGTCAGAGGGTGGTGTGCAGCCCATGCCGGTGACATTTGCGATCATGGTGCGCGTGCTGGCCCAGGCGGGGATGACGGAGAGGCTCCTGGAGATGATTGGGAGGATGCGGAAAGAGGTGTGCCGGCCTGACGTCTTTGTGTACACCACGCTGGTGAAGACAATGGTGCGGAGGGGGTATATGGATGGCTGCATCAGGGTGTGGGAGGAGATGGAGACGGATGGGGTGGAGCCAGACTCAATGGCGTATTCTACGATGGTTGGGGGCCTGTGCAAGGCCGGGATGGTGGAGGAGGCAGCAGAGTTGTTCAAGGAGATGAGGAGCAAAGGGTTGTTGGTCGACAGGATGGTGTACGCATCGCTCATTGATGGGTATGTTGCCGCTGGGAGAGTTGGGGATGGGTGTAGGGTGTTGAAGGAGATGGTGGATGCTGGCTACCGGGCTGACCTGGGAATCTATAACACACTCATTGGTGGACTGTGTGGGATAGGTTGGGAGCATAAGGCGCATAAGATGTTTCAGATTGTGCTTCAGGAGGAGCTCACGCCAAGCTCTGAGACTATTTCACCGTTGCTAGTTTGTTATGCTGATAAGGGTGAAATGGTTATGTTTTTTGGATTGGTCGACAAATTGGTGGAGCTGGGCTTGCCTGCCATCGAATTTTTAGTGGATTTTCTGAAGCTCTTTGCATGCATGGACGGTAGAGAATTGAAGGCTGTGGAAGTCTTCGAGGATTTGAGACGCAAACAATATTGTAGTGTGGGCATTTATAACATTCTTATTGAGAATCTGCTGAAGATCAAAGAGAGTAAAAAAGCACTTTTGCTTTTTGAAGAAATGCAAGGTTCAGTTGACTACAAGCCGGATTCATGTACATATTGTCATATGATCCCATGTTTTGTGGACGGAGGAAATGTCGAAGAGGCCTGCTCATGCTATAACTCCATGATGAAGGCAAATTGGATACCAACTATTTCAGCCTATTGTGCTCTTGTGAAAGGTCTTTGCAAGATTGGGGAGGTCAATGCAGCCATTTCACTTGTTAAAGATTGTCTTGGAAATGTAGAAAATGGGCCAACTGAATTCAAATACACCTTGACTATTCTCGAAGCTTGCAGATCAAAAAGCCCAGAGAAGGTCATCAAAGTGGTGGATGAGATGATTGACATAGGCTGTTCAATGGAAGAGATAATACATTCTGCTATCATCTATGGCTTCTGCAAGTATGCAAGTTCAACTGAGGCAAGAAAGGTATTCGCTATTATGAGAGATCGAAAGATTCTGTCAGAAGCCAAATTTATTGTGTATGAGGACATGCTGAATGAGCACTTGAAGAAGGTCACCGCAGACTTGGTGATATCTGGATTGAAGTTTTTCGACCTTGAATCAAAATTGAAATGGAGAAGCAGAATTGATTGA
- the LOC133892255 gene encoding uncharacterized protein LOC133892255 encodes MKPRAAWKQYMRELCFSTDSSDEEDELVLATLTAWHADVEASRRGPWGGSVPGHRRIPRNRLEGHNRLYNDYFAESAVYPDYIFRRRFRMKRDLHCKIVREVEDHDSWFKQRRNAAGELGLSPLQKVTAAFRILAYDAPADSLDECLWLGESTIIESMRRFVRAIVEVFGDEYLRAPNEEDTVRLLDMNQRRGFPGMLGSIDCMHWRWKNCPTAWSGSLNDINVLHRSHLLDNLAGGVAPKVHYSINGHHYMMEYYLADGIYPEWATFVKPIPAPVGRKRQHFMVQQAAARKDVERAFGVLQSRVLSATLNK; translated from the exons ATGAAGCCTCGTGCAGCATGGAAACAGtacatgagagagttatgttTCTCCACCGATTCatccgatgaggaagatgagttgGTCCTAGCGACGCTTACCGCATGGCATGCCGACGTTGAAGCTTCGCGCAGAGGGCCGTGGGGCGGCTCCGTCCCCGGGCACCGGCGCATACCTAGGAATCGGCTGGAGGGACACAATCGGTTGTACAACGACTACTTTGCTGAGTCCGCAGTGTACCCTGACTACATTTTTCGGCGCAG GTTCAGGATGAAACGCGATTTGCACTGCAAGATTGTGAGGGAGGTTGAGGACCATGACTCGTGGTTCAAGCAAAGGAGGAACGCTGCCGGAGAGCTTGGGCTGTCACCCCTGCAAAAAGTAACTGCCGCTTTCCGTATATTAGCTTACGATGCTCCTGCAGATTCTCTCGACGAGTGCCTCTGGCTAGGGGAGAGCACCATCATCGAGAGCATGCGGCGTTTCGTGCGTGCCATTGTCGAGGTGTTCGGTGACGAGTACCTTCGGGCTCCGAACGAGGAGGATACTGTTCGATTGTTGGATATGAACCAGCGTCgagggttccccgggatgctTGGAAGCatcgattgcatgcattggaggtggaagaactgtcccACGGCGTGGTCCG GTTCATTGAACGACATCAATGTGCTGCACCGGTCTCATCTCCTTGACAACCTTGCTGGGGGAGTAGCACCCAAGGTACACTACTCTATTAATGGCCACCATTACATGATGGAGTACTATCTTGCAGACGGGATCTATCCGGAGTGGGCGACATTTGTGAAGCCCATACCAGCTCCAGTAGGCCGGAAGCGTCAACACTTCATGGTGCAGCAGGCGGCTGCACGAAAGGATGTTGAGCGGGCATTTGGAGTGTTGCAGTCCAG